A window of Nicotiana tabacum cultivar K326 chromosome 24, ASM71507v2, whole genome shotgun sequence contains these coding sequences:
- the LOC107796757 gene encoding transcription factor ORG2, which translates to MLAISSSPLFSDHFGWLLEDPISHQFINTAAETSDNLSSSQTRLLQHCDSNKFDQIINNGDQPDQMVKKLNHNASERDRRKKINTLYSSLRSLLPASDHTKKLSIPSTISRVLKYIPELQIEVERLIEKKEELTSRTISNKENSADFNKQKRRGGNEISSLVISASEVGDKEVVIQISTLKINKCSFGEAVSELEDEGLSLLNSSCFETFEDRVFYTLHFQVQGTMVVELDTLRDKLSSYFEEDK; encoded by the exons ATGCTAGccatttcttcttctcctttgtttTCTGACCATTTTGGATGGCTTTTGGAGGATCCCATAAGCCATCAATTTATAAACACTGCCGCAGAAACTTCAGATAATTTATCATCATCTCAAACAAGATTACTTCAACACTGTGATTCAAATAAATTTGATCAGATTATTAATAATGGTGATCAACCTGATCAGATGGTTAAGAAACTTAATCACAATGCTAGTGAGCGCGATCGCAGAAAAAAAATCAATACCTTATATTCTTCTCTTCGTTCTTTGCTTCCAGCTTCTGACCATACG AAAAAACTAAGCATTCCATCGACAATATCAAGAGTGCTAAAATACATACCAGAGTTACAAATTGAAGTGGAAAGACTAATTGAGAAGAAAGAAGAACTTACATCAAGAACCATCTCTAATAAAGAAAATTCAGCTGATTTTAACAAGCAAAAAAGAAGAGGAGGAAATGAGATCTCTTCATTAGTAATTTCAGCAAGTGAAGTAGGTGATAAAGAAGTAGTAATTCAGATATCTACTTTGAAGATCAATAAATGTTCATTTGGTGAGGCAGTATCAGAATTAGAGGATGAAGGACTTTCTCTACTAAATTCATCTTGTTTTGAAACATTTGAAGATAGAGTATTCTATACCTTGCATTTTCAG GTTCAAGGAACAATGGTGGTTGAGCTTGATACGTTAAGAGACAAGCTCTCATCTTATTTTGAGGAGGACAAGTAA
- the LOC107796758 gene encoding transcription factor ORG2-like isoform X2, producing MLAISSSPLFSNNFGWLLEDPISHELNMTSAETSSESVVALQSLSQTRVLQHCDSNKFDQIINNGDQPDQMVKKLNHNASERDRRKKINTLYSTLRSLLPASDHAKKLSIPSTISRVLKYIQELQNEVERLIQKKEELISRTNSNKENSADFNKQKRRGGVESSSLVISASEVGDREVVIQISTLKINKGSFAEAVSELEDEGLLLLNSSCFETLEDRVFYTLHFQVQGTMVVELDTLRDKLSSYFEKEDKLLPQ from the exons ATGCTAGccatttcttcttctcctttgtttTCTAACAACTTTGGCTGGCTTTTGGAGGATCCCATAAGCCATGAACTAAACATGACTAGTGCAGAAACTTCATCAGAATCAGTTGTTGCCCTTCAATCATTATCTCAAACAAGAGTACTTCAACACTGTGATTCAAATAAATTTGATCAGATTATTAATAATGGTGATCAACCCGATCAGATGGTTAAGAAGCTTAATCACAATGCTAGTGAGCGCGATCGCAGAAAAAAAATCAATACCTTATATTCTACTCTTCGTTCTTTGCTTCCAGCTTCTGATCATGCG AAAAAATTAAGTATTCCATCGACAATATCAAGAGTTCTAAAGTACATACAAGAGTTACAAAATGAAGTGGAAAGATTGATTCAGAAGAAAGAAGAGCTTATATCAAGAACCAACTCCAATAAAGAAAATTCAGCTGATTTTAACAAGCAAAAAAGAAGAGGAGGAGTTGAGAGTTCTTCATTAGTTATTTCAGCAAGTGAAGTAGGTGATAGAGAAGTAGTGATTCAGATATCTACTTTGAAGATTAATAAGGGTTCATTTGCTGAGGCTGTATCAGAATTAGAGGATGAAGGACTTCTTCTACTAAATTCATCTTGTTTTGAAACTTTAGAAGATAGGGTCTTCTATACCTTGCATTTTCAG GTTCAAGGAACAATGGTAGTTGAGCTTGATACGTTAAGAGACAAGCTCTCATCTTATTTTGAGAAGGAAGACAAGTTATTACCACAGTGA
- the LOC107796758 gene encoding transcription factor ORG2-like isoform X1 produces the protein MLAISSSPLFSNNFGWLLEDPISHELNMTSAETSSESVVALQSLSQTRVLQHCDSNKFDQIINNGDQPDQMVKKLNHNASERDRRKKINTLYSTLRSLLPASDHAKKLSIPSTISRVLKYIQELQNEVERLIQKKEELISRTNSNKENSADFNKQKRRGGVESSSLVISASEVGDREVVIQISTLKINKGSFAEAVSELEDEGLLLLNSSCFETLEDRVFYTLHFQQVQGTMVVELDTLRDKLSSYFEKEDKLLPQ, from the exons ATGCTAGccatttcttcttctcctttgtttTCTAACAACTTTGGCTGGCTTTTGGAGGATCCCATAAGCCATGAACTAAACATGACTAGTGCAGAAACTTCATCAGAATCAGTTGTTGCCCTTCAATCATTATCTCAAACAAGAGTACTTCAACACTGTGATTCAAATAAATTTGATCAGATTATTAATAATGGTGATCAACCCGATCAGATGGTTAAGAAGCTTAATCACAATGCTAGTGAGCGCGATCGCAGAAAAAAAATCAATACCTTATATTCTACTCTTCGTTCTTTGCTTCCAGCTTCTGATCATGCG AAAAAATTAAGTATTCCATCGACAATATCAAGAGTTCTAAAGTACATACAAGAGTTACAAAATGAAGTGGAAAGATTGATTCAGAAGAAAGAAGAGCTTATATCAAGAACCAACTCCAATAAAGAAAATTCAGCTGATTTTAACAAGCAAAAAAGAAGAGGAGGAGTTGAGAGTTCTTCATTAGTTATTTCAGCAAGTGAAGTAGGTGATAGAGAAGTAGTGATTCAGATATCTACTTTGAAGATTAATAAGGGTTCATTTGCTGAGGCTGTATCAGAATTAGAGGATGAAGGACTTCTTCTACTAAATTCATCTTGTTTTGAAACTTTAGAAGATAGGGTCTTCTATACCTTGCATTTTCAG CAGGTTCAAGGAACAATGGTAGTTGAGCTTGATACGTTAAGAGACAAGCTCTCATCTTATTTTGAGAAGGAAGACAAGTTATTACCACAGTGA